CAATATCCGCCCAGGTGGCTCTCGCGCATGCGGCTCCCACGACTCGAGGCTGCCGCCCGACGCGAATAACTATTCTGGGTCACAACAACAGAACGTGATCGACGCGGAAATGCCCTCGATTATGCCGCTCGAAGGCCGGGCCGCTGTGTATGCTTTGTGGTCAACCCTCAGGCTGTGGGGACTGCATCGATGCGAGGGACCTTGGTGGACGATCGCCTCTTTCATAGCATTAATGGATTCAATGTCCGGTATGGTGGCATGGACGATGCTTTCGGGGCCATTGCCATATATTCGCCCTTCGTGTTCGTGGCGCTTCTGCTCGGGATATGGTTCTGGCCACGTGATCTTGCTGGACGCGAAGACCGGCAATGGTCATGTATGGTGGCGGTGGGAGCGACGTTACTCTCCTTAGGGATCAATCAACTCATTATCCAGGTCTGGCAGAGGCCACGTCCGTTCGCCACCCATGCTGCCCTTGTCCTTTTGCCCAGGTCGCCGGACCCGTCGTTTCCAAGTGACCATGCGACCTTTGGGTTCGCTGTCGCCGTCGCTATCGTGTTGGCGCAGCGCCGCATTGGCCTCCTCGCGCTTGCACTGGCAACGGCGCTGGCGTTCGCCCGAGTTTATGTTGGCGAGCACTATTTGGGTGATGTGATCGCTGGTGCGCTCATAGGCACGGTCTCGGCAATTCTGGTTTTTCGGATGCGCCCGCTGGTGTTGCCGTACCTAGGCCCAATTTTGCGCTTGGCGAGGCGCGTGCGACTGGCGTAGCCACCGAGGGCGCGCCCGAGAGCAGACGCTGCATTCAGCCCGGTAGCATCAAAACCCGCCGTTCGATTCCCGATCGTCCATCGCGGCTGTTCGTGTCCTAATTTCCCGGCACGGTCAGTAAGAGTTCACTTTGCCGCTAACAGGCGGCATATTTGGTTTAGTTCTGCGCCACCGTCAATCTAGTACACTCGGCCGAAGGCGTGAATTCTTATTCACACATTGGCTGACAACTCGTTGAAGGTCGCATTGCGAGCAAGGAGTGAAAAATGTCTATCAGCCGACGATTGGCGGTAGGGGTCGCGATGTTGATCCTTGGTGCCGGCGTGTTCTCTATCGGAAGCTATTCGATTGGAGAGGCCCATGCGGAGGTCGATCGATCGAACCCGGCTGTAGGGGGGCATGTGGAAAAACTCCCGGAGGAGATTGAGATCTTCTTCACCCAAGAAATCAACGCAGACGGGACCGTCATTGAGATCGTGGGACCCAACGGTGCACAGGTCGATGGGGGCGACACCACGCTTGATCTTATGGATCCAGACCGCAAGCGGGTAACTATTTCGATCAAGAGCGATGCGGGGCATGGTATCTACACCGTCCGCTGGACGACTCAGTCTAATGAGGATGGAGAAGAAGCAAGCGGTAGTTTCGAATTTACCGTTGGTGAGTCGATGAAAGGCACTCCCGCCGCGTCTCCGATCGCAAGTCCTGCTGCATCGCCAAGCGGTAGCCCAACGTCATAGCTTGAGTTTCGGCTCGCACTTGCTCAGATCGTGCCGCGTGTCCCGTGCTAGGTCATTGTCGGCAGCTTTATGCCCGAACTCTGACATGATGGAATAGACGGAACGGCACGCGCGAGATTTTCTCCCCACCATCATTCGAGACTGGTGCTTGAGATGGTCGGGCAGGGGGATACAGCGTAGAATGCAGAGATTCAAACATGTGAGTAAGAACTCAGCCCTCACGTGGTGTCGGTTTGCTGTGAGTGATCCGTGGTATGGCTCGACCTCGAAAAGTAGATCAATTGGCCGACGTTGACGATCTGGTGTGCGAAGAGCGCGTGGTTCACGTCGATGCGGTTCGTGACGCGAGACGTGATCTGCCGGCTCCGCGCACGGTCGTCGGCTTGGTTGAATTGTTCAGTGCACTGGGCGATCCGACCCGGTTACGTATTGTTTCGTCCCTTGCGGCACGTGAGTTATGCGTTTGCGATATCGCTGCGGCAATTGGGCAAAGTGAATCGGCCGTCTCTCATCAACTGCGATTGCTGCGCAACCTCGGGTTAGTGCGATCGCGTAGGGAAGGACGTCGTGTCTATTACGCGCTTGACGATGAACATGTTTCAGCGCTGTATGCCCAGGCGATCGATCACGTTGGCCATCAGGAAACGCAACCGCAACAATCCTGACATCGTTCTGGATCGAATGACGTGCGCGCGGCCAGAATGGACAGCCGAGAAATGACCCATCTTGATCCCAGCATCCCCTCCTGGAATCAGCTCAAGTTGCATGAGCGTTCGTCGGGCTGCCAGCCGACTGGACTGCCGATGAATCCCGGAAGTTGGAAGTATTGAAACTGCGGCCACGCCCTCTTTCAGCGCCATCGCGCACCAAGAAGTTACTGTGGAGACTTTCGTGGGCGGCCTGATTGTTCTGTTGGTCGCTGCGGCCCGTGGGCCATCGATCAGTGCGCATGCAGAACTGGAACGCGCCGAACCTGCTGCAGATGCCCTTTGTCAGCGCCACCGCAACGAATGGAATTCTGGTTTACCGAGCGGATAGCCGGTGAGCCCGCTCTGCCGTCGATCATCGTACTCGACCAATCAGGCGACGAGGTCAAGGTGGCTGGGGTCGAAGTTGATCCGAATGACTCACGCCATGTCAGCGCCGATGTTTCGGGGATTGGAACGGGAACGTATACCGTCAAGTGGTCGGTCCTCTCTGCCGACGACGGTCACACGCTCAGCGGAACGTATGGGTTCCGTGTTGGATCTGGCAGAGCGCCGGGAGCCGCCACCGTCGCAGGGGAGCGTCCTCAGCCTTGGGCAGTATTCACGCGGTGGACCACTTTTTTGCTGCCAGTGTTATGGCGGCATGCTTGATATGGGTAAGTCTATCCTGGAGAGTTGCAGCTCCCAGTGATCACCGGCGACAGCTTGTGGCGGCCACAATCGCTGGTGCAATCGGCCTCGTGGCGACGTCACTCGAACCTGTTTTTCAAACTCGTTTTCCGCCCGATGGTTCGATCGCCTTCGCTTTCCGACGCCATCGATGGATTGCCTGACGCTTGGTGGTTCCGTCCGCGCGGATTTTTCCTTGCGCTCGTCGCGACTGCTGTTGGTTATGTGCTTCTTGCCCGCGGACGGCGCGTGCAATTGCTAGTGAATGTCGGGGTCGCTGGTGGGATGGTTGCCCTCCTGGGGTTAAGCCTGACCACCCATGCGGCCGCTCGCCAGCGATGGGATTGGCTTTCGACGGCGTCGGTGGTGGTGCATGAATGGTCGGTTGGATTGTGGGTGGGCGGTTTAGCTGCACTCGCCATCTTCTGGACCAGTTCGCGGGGCGTTGAAACTATTCCATGGCACTTGAACCTATACGCGTTTTTTCCCGCGCCGCACTCCCTTGGCAGCGGTCGGATTGGCGACTGGAATCGTTAATTCTGGGCTGATTCTTCCTTCACTGACTCACTGTGGCAGAGCGACTGGGGGCGCATTCTGATCGCCAAAGTTGCCGTCATGCTACTGGTATTGCTGCTCGCGGCTCGCCATCGTCGTTGGTTGCATCGTCACTTGGAGTCTGTTGGTGTGGTTCTCAGGCGTAGCGTCCGAGTGGAGATGCTCTTGGCAGCCCTTGTGGTCTTGGGGGGTGTTCTCCTTGCGCTCTCGGCGCCGCCGATTCAGTCGCAAGGTGATCTTACGTCGGTCAATTTGGCCGCCCTGCTTCCGGGCACCAGCGATTCGCCTGACGTGGTGCATCTGGTCATTGATCCAGCAGTGGCCGGTGAGAATCAGCTTCGGGTTTTTGTCTCCCCGGCCGACCAGCTGAATGTCGTTTCACCGACGGTGGTCGATCGGGTTCGGGTGACCGTGACGAGCCTGACTGACAGCAGCGCCTCTCAACAACTGACCCTCGAGCCCGACGACAACGGCAATTTTGTCGCCCAGGGGACGCAGTTTTCCCTGGATGGATGGTGGCAAGCAGACGTGCTGGTCCGTCGACCAGGTGTTGAGGATGTTGTCGTTCCCTTCTACGTGCTTCTTCCGGATCCAAATGTCAATGGGTTCGACGCACCGCCAATTCCATCCTCCTCTTCAGAAGCCCAACAATTGGTAGAAGCAGCATTCGTCCAAGTCGATAGCATCCGAAGCCTCTCTTACCACTGGCGTCTGACCTCCGGACAAGGATCAGTCGCCACTGCCGAGCGACGGCTCAGTGTCGGGTTTGATGGCAATCCGCCAACCTCCCTCCTCAAGAGCGAGGGCATCGAGATTCTGACCGTTGGTGACCGCACCTGGCAACGCACCCCGGGACAGCCGTGGATCGAACGAACGTGGCAAGACATCTTCCCGCCGTCGGAATGGCTTGCCGCCTACGACGGTGCAACTGGGTTCACGCTTGGCCGCCAGATGGAGGTTGACGGTCAGCGTACGCGGGTCGTGACGTTTTTTGTGCCCGAGACTGAAGAACAGATAGCCGCGTGGTACGCATTTTGGATCGATGAGACGAGCGGCCATGTCGTTCAAGAAGTAATGATTTCTCGGCATCATTACATGCTCTACAACTACTCCGAGTTCGATCAGCCGGTCATTATCGCACCGCCCGATACGAATAGCGCTACGCCACAGGTGGGGTGATGCACAGAGTGCGGCGGGTGTGTAAAGGAGCCGTAGCTGTCCAGTCTTCCATTCTGTCGCTATCGCAAGACGGATCAAGGGCCCGCACGAGATGGCTATTATGGATATAATCTGAATAACTACTCAAGCGTTGGAATCGGCCGCTCGACGTAAATCAAGGGAACCATCCACCGTCTTTGCATCATCGAAATAGCGAAGCGAACTGGAGAACGTGATGTCGACAGGCGCATGGAGGATCCCAAAGCCTTCCCATCCTCATCCCACTCAGTGAATTTGGATGAGCGAATCACCAGATTGATCTGCGCACTCCATGCTCTAGGTTCTTCAGTAGGACTGGCACAGCGATGCTAGACGGGATCAAGATTAATGATATTGACCCTGAGCAAGTACGGAACGATGAGTTCGGATCTCGTGATCGAAGCCATCGAGCCGGGGAGTGAGAGAACGGGGGCGGCTGGGCTCATCCACTCGTTCAATTGATCGACAGAACTGTGGCTGGAAGGTTCGATTCCTTCCGCCTCCACCTCCGATTGCTCCGTTCCGGGGACCCGTTCCGCAGATCACATGTGCTTGAAATGTCTGGAGATGCGAAATGTAGAAGGCCCTTTGAGCGGACTCAGAACTTGAGCGGAGAATGACCAGCAAGGGCGCTTTTGGGGTGGCCCATGCCACAGGGTTAATCGCATTGGACCCGCATGCAACACGTAAAGGGGAGAGTTGAAGATGGACCGCAGGATCAGCCGTAGCGATCGCGCCGCACGAGTTCGTGCAACGATCCGGAAAGGAGGATCCCGCACGCTTCTGCTTGCGTTGACTGCCTTGCTGACGTTGCCGATGTTCCCGCTGGGAGCATCAGCACAGGACGACTGGGCGGCGCCGCGTACGGTGTACATCCCGGAAACCGGACATACGGTCGATGGTGTCTTCCTAGATACCTGGCGGGAGTGGGGCGGCGCTTCGGCGTTCGGGAACCCGATCACTCCGGAAATCGAGGAGAACGGGCGGACGGTGCAGTACTACGAGTACGCTCGGTTCGAGTATGTACCCGACGATCCGAATGGCCAGATCGTGCAGTTCGGCGAGATCGGCCGCGAGCTGAAGCCGACCACGGTGTTCCGGTCCAAGCCGCAGCTCTGGACGACGGGCGAGCAGAACGGACTGGAACAGATTGCGGATGAGCTCCGCGCCTGGGCGCCGGTGACGGGAAGCGCCGCACAGATTCCGGACAGCCCGACCCGCCGGTATGTGACCGAGTCACAGCACACCATTCAAAATGGGTTCAAGGATTTCTGGGAAGCCACGGGTGAGGCGAGCTATCTCGGCAACCCGGTTACCGAGGAGTTTCGCCGCGGTGATGCGACCTACCAGATCTTCGAGCGCGGCAAGCTTTCCTGGACGTCCGCCGGTGGGGTGAGGATGGAGCCGGTCGGCTCGATTCTGGTCAAGCAGTACGGACTGAAAACCGAACCGCTGCCGACGGCGACCGATTTCCCGGCGTACTCCGAGGATCTCTTCATTCCGCCGCCACCGCCGGTGCCGCAGATGCCGTCAAACCCGGGCGGTGAGCGCTGGGTCTCGGTCAATCTGAGCTCGCAGTACATGGTGGCCTATGAAGGCGATGTGGCGGTGAACGAGACGTATGTAAGCACCGGGCGACCGGGCTTCGAAACGCCGACCGGCTCGTTCTACATCAACTCCAAGTACGAGATTCAGGACATGGAGGGACTGGCCAGTGGTGAGAGCTGGTACGTGCCCGAAGTTCCGCATGTCATGTATTTCACTGACTTGGGCCATGCCTTTCACGGAACGTACTGGCATAGCAACTTCGGCGCGGTGATGAGCCATGGGTGCATCAACCTGCCGCTCTGGTTCGCAGAGTGGCTGTACTACTGGGCACCCTACGGAATGCGCGTTGAAATCACCTATTGATCGCTCTGGGTGCCGGATTGTAAACGGGCCCCACGCATATGCGACTGACCGAGAAAAGAGGTTGCACTGATGGCGCAAGCAACCCTGGAGGAACGCGGCTCGCGGAACAATCCGCTGGAAACCGTGGTAGACCGCATCTGGCGCTTCTTCTGCTCCGTGCGTGCGGCAGTCATTGAAATCGCCATTTTGGCAATCCTGGTCCTGATCGGCACCTTACGCGGCAGTTCAGTGCCACGCTGGATCGCTGATTACGTGCCGATCACTGAAGGGATCGTCGATCGTTGGTACGCATGGGATGTCTTCAAGTCGATCCCATTCATGTCCCTGCTGGCGATCCTGACCGTTGCCATCACCGTCTGCACAATCAACCGGGCACCCGGTATATGGCGCACGATCAGCGCTCCGACGATCACCACTACCCGCGGATTCATTCGCAACGCAGATGTCTCCGCTTCCGCGCAGCTTGCCGAGCCAATCGAACATGCCGCTGAAACCTACACGGCCACGCTTCGACGCATGCGGTATCGGGTCCTCACCCAGTGGCAGGGCGAGACGCTCCATGTGTATGCCGACAAAAATCGCTGGGCCAAGCTCGCCACATTCCCGTTTCATCTGGCGCTCATTCTCATCCTGATCGGCGGCATCGTGGGGGGCAGGTACGGGTTCCGCGAAATGGAATTCATCATCCCGGAGGGTGAGGTGCGAGATGTCGGGCACGGCACCGGGCTGAGCGTTGAGTTAGTGAACTTCAGCGATTCCTGGCGGGAGGATGGGATTCCTGCGAGTTATCGCAGCGATCTGGTGCTCTACAAGAATGGTGAGGAGATCAAGCGCGAATCGATCACTGTCAACAATCCAATGACCTATCGCACCGTGAGTTTCTATCAGACGAGTTACGGGCAAGCGGCGCTTATGCGCGTGACCGACAAGGACGGCAACCTCCTCTTCGAAGACTCGGTCGATCTCGGCATCTATCGATCCACCATAAATCCTGATGCCCCGGCCGGAATCATCCAGCTTCCCAACGTGAATACCCAGCTCAACATCATCTCGCCAGACGAAGACCGGCCCAATCTGCCAGAGCTCGACAACCTTAATCTCCAAAGTGGGCAGATGTATGTGCAACTTCGGGAAGTTGGGCCGGGAGCATCCGCCGAGCTGCCGGATACCGTTCTGACTCAAGGATCTCCAGCAAAGCTCGGAGATCTAACCGTCGAGTTCGTGCGGGAGAGCCGCTTCACGCTGTTACAAGTCGGCAGCAACCCCGGTATTCCTATCTTCTGGGCAGCGGCGCTTCTGCTCGTCGGCGGCCTCGCCATCACCTTTTACTTTCCGCACCGCCGCATTCGAGCAATTTTCGACCGGGGGGAGGATCCGGACACATCGCAGGTGTCGCTGGCGCCACTCGCCAAACGAGACTGGTCGGGCCAGCGCGATTTCCGGCGGGCTGTTGATGCGATCTCGAAACGATTCGAAACACCGGTCGAAATCCGAGAGCGGCCCGATTCCGAGCGCTAAGTGGGGGAGTGGACCCACCCAACGCCTGGAGCGTTGAGAACGATCAGGACTCGCGAAGCTAGAAAAAGCAAAGGACAGTTTCTTGGAAGGCATGGTTCGGCTCTCGTTTTATCTCTTCGCAGCAGCCTCTCTCGCGGTCGGCGCGGCATTCGTGGCGTATGTGGTGTATGGAATTGGGCATATGCGCGTGCGGCGGGCGGCTCTTGCCACGCCTAACGGGATGACGTTTTCGGGGACGGTGGCGGAATTTGGCCGCAGTTCGGTGAGTGCTGGCCGGTTTGCCACCCTTTTCGGCTGGCTCGCTGTGGTCTTTGCCGGCTTGGCAGTC
The genomic region above belongs to Thermomicrobiales bacterium and contains:
- a CDS encoding phosphatase PAP2 family protein gives rise to the protein MDDRLFHSINGFNVRYGGMDDAFGAIAIYSPFVFVALLLGIWFWPRDLAGREDRQWSCMVAVGATLLSLGINQLIIQVWQRPRPFATHAALVLLPRSPDPSFPSDHATFGFAVAVAIVLAQRRIGLLALALATALAFARVYVGEHYLGDVIAGALIGTVSAILVFRMRPLVLPYLGPILRLARRVRLA
- a CDS encoding copper resistance protein CopC; its protein translation is MSISRRLAVGVAMLILGAGVFSIGSYSIGEAHAEVDRSNPAVGGHVEKLPEEIEIFFTQEINADGTVIEIVGPNGAQVDGGDTTLDLMDPDRKRVTISIKSDAGHGIYTVRWTTQSNEDGEEASGSFEFTVGESMKGTPAASPIASPAASPSGSPTS
- a CDS encoding metalloregulator ArsR/SmtB family transcription factor, yielding MADVDDLVCEERVVHVDAVRDARRDLPAPRTVVGLVELFSALGDPTRLRIVSSLAARELCVCDIAAAIGQSESAVSHQLRLLRNLGLVRSRREGRRVYYALDDEHVSALYAQAIDHVGHQETQPQQS
- a CDS encoding CopD family protein, which produces MWQSDWGRILIAKVAVMLLVLLLAARHRRWLHRHLESVGVVLRRSVRVEMLLAALVVLGGVLLALSAPPIQSQGDLTSVNLAALLPGTSDSPDVVHLVIDPAVAGENQLRVFVSPADQLNVVSPTVVDRVRVTVTSLTDSSASQQLTLEPDDNGNFVAQGTQFSLDGWWQADVLVRRPGVEDVVVPFYVLLPDPNVNGFDAPPIPSSSSEAQQLVEAAFVQVDSIRSLSYHWRLTSGQGSVATAERRLSVGFDGNPPTSLLKSEGIEILTVGDRTWQRTPGQPWIERTWQDIFPPSEWLAAYDGATGFTLGRQMEVDGQRTRVVTFFVPETEEQIAAWYAFWIDETSGHVVQEVMISRHHYMLYNYSEFDQPVIIAPPDTNSATPQVG
- a CDS encoding L,D-transpeptidase; translated protein: MDRRISRSDRAARVRATIRKGGSRTLLLALTALLTLPMFPLGASAQDDWAAPRTVYIPETGHTVDGVFLDTWREWGGASAFGNPITPEIEENGRTVQYYEYARFEYVPDDPNGQIVQFGEIGRELKPTTVFRSKPQLWTTGEQNGLEQIADELRAWAPVTGSAAQIPDSPTRRYVTESQHTIQNGFKDFWEATGEASYLGNPVTEEFRRGDATYQIFERGKLSWTSAGGVRMEPVGSILVKQYGLKTEPLPTATDFPAYSEDLFIPPPPPVPQMPSNPGGERWVSVNLSSQYMVAYEGDVAVNETYVSTGRPGFETPTGSFYINSKYEIQDMEGLASGESWYVPEVPHVMYFTDLGHAFHGTYWHSNFGAVMSHGCINLPLWFAEWLYYWAPYGMRVEITY
- a CDS encoding cytochrome c biogenesis protein ResB — its product is MAQATLEERGSRNNPLETVVDRIWRFFCSVRAAVIEIAILAILVLIGTLRGSSVPRWIADYVPITEGIVDRWYAWDVFKSIPFMSLLAILTVAITVCTINRAPGIWRTISAPTITTTRGFIRNADVSASAQLAEPIEHAAETYTATLRRMRYRVLTQWQGETLHVYADKNRWAKLATFPFHLALILILIGGIVGGRYGFREMEFIIPEGEVRDVGHGTGLSVELVNFSDSWREDGIPASYRSDLVLYKNGEEIKRESITVNNPMTYRTVSFYQTSYGQAALMRVTDKDGNLLFEDSVDLGIYRSTINPDAPAGIIQLPNVNTQLNIISPDEDRPNLPELDNLNLQSGQMYVQLREVGPGASAELPDTVLTQGSPAKLGDLTVEFVRESRFTLLQVGSNPGIPIFWAAALLLVGGLAITFYFPHRRIRAIFDRGEDPDTSQVSLAPLAKRDWSGQRDFRRAVDAISKRFETPVEIRERPDSER